ATAGAGGCATCGTCGGGAAAAGCCCGTATAAAGGAAGGCTGCCTCAGTATTCCCGGAATCTTTGAAAATGTGAAAAGGCCCGCGTTCGTCAGGGTGAGAGCCATGGATATTGACGGCAATGAGCGTATAATCGAGGCCGGCGGTATGGAGGCACGCGTCCTTCAGCACGAAATAGACCATCTGGACGGTATTCTCTTCACGGACAGAATACCGGTCTACAGAAAAATTTTTATCTGCAAAGCTCTTAGAAGACTCAAAGCCGGACGGAAATAAGGCGCTCGGATAATGAGAATCATTCTTTTTTCCACATCTGATGATTTTATCCGGACTCTTCCCCGCGTTCTGGTTGATGCCGGCGGCGTCGTGCCGGCTGTTGTCACCGGCCCCGGAACGGAAGTTCCCCCGCTTTCAGGGATTCAAAATCTCTGCCCCGGAGATGTCAATTCCCGGGAGTTCATAGAAGAACTGAAAAGTTTTCATCCCGATCTGTTTGTCGTCGTTTCATTCGGCCGGATATTTTCGGAAGATTTTCTCGCCGTGCCGGAGCTCGGCGCCGTTAATATACATTTTTCTCTTCTGCCCGCATACAGGGGCGCCGCGCCTATCGAGTGGGCTGTTTTCAACGGCGAAAAAAGAACGGGGATCACGGTTTTTAAAATATGCAGGGAGCTCGATGCGGGAGATATGATAAACTCGAAAAGTTTTGATATCGCCGCGGGCGAGTCCGCGCTCTCGCTTTACAGCCGTCTGGCAAAAGCTTCCCCTGATGTCATAAGAGAAAGTATCCGTTTGATAGAGGAACCGGCTTTCAGGCCTTCTCCTCAAGAGGGGTTAGCCAGCGTTGCCCGGAGACTTGAAAAAAAAGACGGTCTGGCGGATTTCAGAAAAGACAGCGCGGAGCTGATATACAGAAAGGTTTTGGCTTTTTCGGGAAAAATCAATATCACATCGATTATTCGCGGCGAAAGCGTCATTATCAAAGAGGCGCGGTTCCTTGAAAAAGCTGTTTCCGGCGCTCCGGGAACAGTGCTTTCTCTTGAGAAGGACAACGGCTTCTCGGTCAACTGCGCGTCGGGCGCGCTTCTGATCACTTCGGTTCAGCCCGCCGGTAAAAAACGGATGAGCGGATGGGAATTTGTCCTTGGCCGTCGCCTTTCGCCCGGCGATCAGATATAAATCAGAGTTCGGCGATGACGGAATTTGAGATCAGCCAGCCTTTTTCGGTGAAGACCGTCTTAGCGGCGGTTTTTTTCAGCCAGCCGCGGGCTATGTATTTATCATGTTTTTTTCTGTAGGGAACGCCTTCAAGCGTCCGGAGAGCGAGGAACTTCCTCTCAAAATGGATTTTTTCCTTAGTTAATTTTTCTTCTGATTTTTTCGCGGGATTAAGCAAATAGTCTGTCATCTCCGCTCCGGTGAGGCGCCTGTTCCCGCAGGACGAGACCGCCCCCGCGCCAAGTCCTGCCCATGACCGGCCTTTCCAGTAGTTGAGGTTGTGGGAGGATTCCATTCCCCGCCGGGCGAAGCTGGATATTTCATAATGCCCGTATCCGGCTTTTTTCAATTCCCCGCATAGCGTTCCGTACATGGACTCTGTTATTCTATCTTCCGGCGGCGTTTCTTTCAGGATATTCGGCCTTCCGGAGGGGGGCGTGTAAATATAGGCCGAGATGTGTTCCGGGGAAAGGGCTATTGTTTTTTTAAGTGTTCGGGCGAAGGTTTTTTCATCCTGTCCGGGGAAGGCGTAGATGATGTCCGTGTTGATGTTGTCGAATCCGGCCTTACGGGCGTAGCGGAAAAGTTTTTCCGCATCCTCCGGCGAATGTTCTCTTCGGGCTTTTTTCAAAAGCGCCGCGTCAAGGAACTGTATCCCGATGGAAAGACGGTTT
The nucleotide sequence above comes from Candidatus Omnitrophota bacterium. Encoded proteins:
- the def gene encoding peptide deformylase codes for the protein MVEQITIYGAPVLRELAEEIKNVGELVRNMLRDLAETMAENSGIGLAAPQVGIALRAAVINTTGREEDLICVVNPVIEASSGKARIKEGCLSIPGIFENVKRPAFVRVRAMDIDGNERIIEAGGMEARVLQHEIDHLDGILFTDRIPVYRKIFICKALRRLKAGRK
- a CDS encoding methionyl-tRNA formyltransferase; the encoded protein is MRIILFSTSDDFIRTLPRVLVDAGGVVPAVVTGPGTEVPPLSGIQNLCPGDVNSREFIEELKSFHPDLFVVVSFGRIFSEDFLAVPELGAVNIHFSLLPAYRGAAPIEWAVFNGEKRTGITVFKICRELDAGDMINSKSFDIAAGESALSLYSRLAKASPDVIRESIRLIEEPAFRPSPQEGLASVARRLEKKDGLADFRKDSAELIYRKVLAFSGKINITSIIRGESVIIKEARFLEKAVSGAPGTVLSLEKDNGFSVNCASGALLITSVQPAGKKRMSGWEFVLGRRLSPGDQI
- the hemW gene encoding radical SAM family heme chaperone HemW produces the protein MIRSLYIHLPFCRRRCSYCDFYSQTDLSLKAAYIRALEKDALYFKALCGKIKTLYIGGGTPSVFTSEEFTLIFDILRRHFSFAENRETTVELNPRSATKELLAFLRDNGVNRLSIGIQFLDAALLKKARREHSPEDAEKLFRYARKAGFDNINTDIIYAFPGQDEKTFARTLKKTIALSPEHISAYIYTPPSGRPNILKETPPEDRITESMYGTLCGELKKAGYGHYEISSFARRGMESSHNLNYWKGRSWAGLGAGAVSSCGNRRLTGAEMTDYLLNPAKKSEEKLTKEKIHFERKFLALRTLEGVPYRKKHDKYIARGWLKKTAAKTVFTEKGWLISNSVIAEL